In a single window of the Ooceraea biroi isolate clonal line C1 chromosome 8, Obir_v5.4, whole genome shotgun sequence genome:
- the LOC105275458 gene encoding N-acetylglucosamine-6-phosphate deacetylase isoform X2: MLRNDRRRILKQFRNCKILRDGTMQEEDLWVRDGKIVNPEKIFYDEKVDSDIKIDCAGALISPGYIDLQINGGFGVDFSYDDNVEEGIDKVAKGLLKYGVTSFCPTLVTSPSKVYHKILPKIKRRAGSSRGAGILGVHLEGPFINPSKKGAHPEDYIRKFNHGFKSVTEMYGDLDNVCMITLAPEIPNAISVIEELCKRDVKVSIGHSIANIREAETAVKYGASFITHIFNAMSSFHHRDPGLVGLLTSNQIPSERNVFFGIIADGIHVHPAALTIAYKSHPKGLVLVTDAISALGLEEGIHKFGQFEIEIQGDSAYIAGTDTLCGSIADMSKCVKNFKEATRCTTAEALETATLHPAKALGIDSHKGVLNYDTDADFILLNEKLEVLQTWIAGECVYDSGTGNIRRVLT; encoded by the exons ATGCTGCGAAACGACCGAAGACGCATCCTCAAGCAGTTCCGCAACTGCAAGATCCTCCGCGATGGCACGATGCAGGAGGAGGACCTCTGGGTGCGCGACGGCAAGATCGTGAACCCGGAGAAGATCTTCTACGACGAGAAGGTCGATTCGGACATCAAGATTGACTGTGCCGGCGCCTTGATCTCACCGGGATACATAGACCTGCAGATTAATG GAGGATTTGGTGTGGACTTCTCATACGACGACAATGTAGAGGAGGGTATTGATAAGGTAGCGAAGGGGCTGCTAAAGTATGGGGTGACGTCCTTCTGTCCTACACTGGTGACGTCTCCTAGCAAGGTGTATCATAAGATATTGCCAAAGATAAAGAGGCGAGCCGGAAGTAGCCGCGGTGCTGGTATACTGGGCGTTCACTTAGAGGGACCGTTTATCAATCCGAGCAAAAAGGGTGCCCATCCAGAAGATTACATCAGAAAGTTCAATCAC GGATTTAAATCTGTTACGGAGATGTATGGGGATCTGGATAACGTGTGTATGATCACCCTAGCACCCGAAATTCCAAACGCCATATCCGTCATCGAGGAATTATGTAAAAGAGATGTCAAAGTGTCTATTG GACATTCTATAGCGAATATACGCGAAGCGGAAACAGCGGTTAAATATGGAGCATCATTTATCACTCATATTTTTAACGCCATGTCATCT TTCCATCATAGAGATCCAGGACTGGTTGGCCTATTAACGTCCAATCAAATCCCATCTGAAAGAAACGTTTTCTTCGGGATAATTGCCGATGGGATTCACGTTCATCCTGCGGCGTTGACAATCGCTTATAAATCTCATCCCAAAG GTCTCGTGCTTGTAACTGACGCGATATCCGCATTGGGCCTCGAAGAAGGAATTCACAAGTTTGGGCAGTTTGAAATAGAGATACAGGGAGACTCCGCCTACATCGCTGGGACGGACACTCTGTGCGGTAGCATCGCTGACATGTCCAAATGCGTGAAAAATTTCAAGGAAGCTACAC GTTGCACGACAGCTGAGGCTCTAGAGACGGCAACCCTACATCCCGCGAAAGCCCTCGGCATCGATTCTCACAAGGGCGTTCTTAACTACGATACCGATGCCGATTTCATATTACTTAACGAGAAGCTGGAGGTACTACAAACGTGGATCGCAGGCGAATGCGTTTACGACTCCGGTACTGGCAATATAAGACGCGTATTGACGTGA
- the LOC105275458 gene encoding N-acetylglucosamine-6-phosphate deacetylase isoform X1 has translation MLRNDRRRILKQFRNCKILRDGTMQEEDLWVRDGKIVNPEKIFYDEKVDSDIKIDCAGALISPGYIDLQINGGFGVDFSYDDNVEEGIDKVAKGLLKYGVTSFCPTLVTSPSKVYHKILPKIKRRAGSSRGAGILGVHLEGPFINPSKKGAHPEDYIRKFNHGFKSVTEMYGDLDNVCMITLAPEIPNAISVIEELCKRDVKVSIGHSIANIREAETAVKYGASFITHIFNAMSSFHHRDPGLVGLLTSNQIPSERNVFFGIIADGIHVHPAALTIAYKSHPKGLVLVTDAISALGLEEGIHKFGQFEIEIQGDSAYIAGTDTLCGSIADMSKCVKNFKEATRCTTAEALETATLHPAKALGIDSHKGVLNYDTDADFILLNEKLEVLQTWIAGECVYDSVRSNGATCVCEKP, from the exons ATGCTGCGAAACGACCGAAGACGCATCCTCAAGCAGTTCCGCAACTGCAAGATCCTCCGCGATGGCACGATGCAGGAGGAGGACCTCTGGGTGCGCGACGGCAAGATCGTGAACCCGGAGAAGATCTTCTACGACGAGAAGGTCGATTCGGACATCAAGATTGACTGTGCCGGCGCCTTGATCTCACCGGGATACATAGACCTGCAGATTAATG GAGGATTTGGTGTGGACTTCTCATACGACGACAATGTAGAGGAGGGTATTGATAAGGTAGCGAAGGGGCTGCTAAAGTATGGGGTGACGTCCTTCTGTCCTACACTGGTGACGTCTCCTAGCAAGGTGTATCATAAGATATTGCCAAAGATAAAGAGGCGAGCCGGAAGTAGCCGCGGTGCTGGTATACTGGGCGTTCACTTAGAGGGACCGTTTATCAATCCGAGCAAAAAGGGTGCCCATCCAGAAGATTACATCAGAAAGTTCAATCAC GGATTTAAATCTGTTACGGAGATGTATGGGGATCTGGATAACGTGTGTATGATCACCCTAGCACCCGAAATTCCAAACGCCATATCCGTCATCGAGGAATTATGTAAAAGAGATGTCAAAGTGTCTATTG GACATTCTATAGCGAATATACGCGAAGCGGAAACAGCGGTTAAATATGGAGCATCATTTATCACTCATATTTTTAACGCCATGTCATCT TTCCATCATAGAGATCCAGGACTGGTTGGCCTATTAACGTCCAATCAAATCCCATCTGAAAGAAACGTTTTCTTCGGGATAATTGCCGATGGGATTCACGTTCATCCTGCGGCGTTGACAATCGCTTATAAATCTCATCCCAAAG GTCTCGTGCTTGTAACTGACGCGATATCCGCATTGGGCCTCGAAGAAGGAATTCACAAGTTTGGGCAGTTTGAAATAGAGATACAGGGAGACTCCGCCTACATCGCTGGGACGGACACTCTGTGCGGTAGCATCGCTGACATGTCCAAATGCGTGAAAAATTTCAAGGAAGCTACAC GTTGCACGACAGCTGAGGCTCTAGAGACGGCAACCCTACATCCCGCGAAAGCCCTCGGCATCGATTCTCACAAGGGCGTTCTTAACTACGATACCGATGCCGATTTCATATTACTTAACGAGAAGCTGGAGGTACTACAAACGTGGATCGCAGGCGAATGCGTTTACGACTCCG TCCGCAGTAATGGTGCGACATGCGTGTGCGAGAAGCCTTAA